The following proteins are encoded in a genomic region of Acetobacter oryzoeni:
- a CDS encoding MlaD family protein produces the protein MFQLRLRQKVKPLISLRYADEWVGFLVLLSLVIFAGAVIEAGVLRDWLTPPARLRVVLPASGVGGLTVGGDVQLMGAHAGTIRSIKLNPSGNMYALVDLDPQAKPFIRRDSSAIIRKQLIVTGAAYLDLSRGHGEPMDWSYAVVSATPAPNPADQITATLNSIQAEIMPALASARHMMAQLDGTISDMHAGKGTVGQLMTNDQLIKQAEATIVSLNGVIDRLKPIENQISGIMNKTDATVANLKGASRDLKGATPHLPGIAANLDASTADLPALLAQAQTTLYGLEKLTDQLRGMWLLGGQKVVRHNRLSPKQVRP, from the coding sequence ATGTTCCAGCTCCGCTTAAGACAGAAAGTGAAACCTCTTATTTCTCTGCGTTATGCAGATGAATGGGTTGGATTTCTTGTTCTTCTCAGCCTTGTTATTTTTGCAGGCGCGGTGATTGAAGCCGGCGTGCTGCGAGATTGGCTTACCCCACCTGCGCGCTTGCGTGTGGTGCTGCCAGCTTCTGGCGTGGGTGGCCTTACGGTTGGGGGCGATGTGCAGCTTATGGGTGCCCATGCCGGCACCATTCGTTCCATCAAGCTCAACCCATCGGGCAACATGTATGCCTTGGTGGATCTGGACCCGCAGGCCAAGCCATTTATCCGGCGTGATAGTTCGGCCATTATCCGTAAACAGCTTATTGTAACCGGCGCCGCTTATCTGGACCTCAGCCGTGGGCATGGGGAGCCTATGGATTGGAGCTACGCTGTTGTAAGCGCAACGCCAGCCCCCAACCCGGCAGACCAGATTACCGCCACGCTTAACAGTATTCAGGCAGAAATTATGCCCGCACTGGCAAGTGCGCGGCATATGATGGCGCAGCTTGATGGCACCATTAGCGATATGCACGCAGGCAAAGGCACCGTTGGGCAGTTGATGACGAATGATCAGCTGATCAAACAGGCCGAAGCTACCATTGTTTCGCTCAATGGGGTGATTGACCGTCTGAAACCGATTGAAAACCAGATTTCCGGCATCATGAACAAAACCGATGCCACGGTGGCAAACCTGAAAGGGGCCTCGCGCGATCTGAAGGGGGCCACACCGCATCTGCCGGGTATTGCGGCTAATCTGGATGCCAGCACCGCAGATCTGCCAGCATTGCTGGCGCAGGCGCAAACCACACTTTATGGGCTGGAAAAACTAACAGACCAACTGCGCGGCATGTGGCTGCTGGGGGGGCAAAAAGTGGTACGGCATAACCGTCTGTCACCAAAGCAGGTGCGGCCATGA
- a CDS encoding ABC transporter ATP-binding protein, with protein sequence METYSAGPLLELNKAVPSFEDSGLPPVPFNMKLMPGECMIVEARDPSRATMFADLCSGMVELESGQVSFMGLDWANLQDRELNALRGRIGRITRRASWAEFMPTHLGIILQQLHHTTRTLDDLVAEAVRRSESFGLPGVPTVSPSLLSDTDLTRVSCVRAFMGQPHLLLLEDPLEGGPPELYTSFLSSITEARDRGAGVIWLVRSNAVWQSYRQGITSTWRLADDGLVAVRMA encoded by the coding sequence ATGGAGACGTATTCAGCAGGCCCACTTCTGGAACTGAATAAGGCAGTGCCCTCATTTGAGGATAGCGGCTTGCCGCCAGTGCCCTTCAACATGAAGCTGATGCCCGGCGAATGTATGATTGTGGAAGCGCGAGACCCAAGCCGCGCCACCATGTTTGCAGATTTGTGCAGCGGCATGGTGGAATTGGAAAGCGGGCAGGTCAGCTTTATGGGGCTGGATTGGGCCAACCTGCAGGATCGGGAGCTTAACGCTCTGCGCGGGCGTATCGGGCGCATTACCCGCCGCGCCAGTTGGGCGGAGTTTATGCCCACACATCTGGGTATTATTTTGCAGCAGTTGCACCACACCACCCGCACTTTGGATGATCTGGTGGCAGAGGCTGTGCGGCGTTCAGAAAGTTTTGGTCTGCCGGGTGTGCCCACGGTCAGCCCATCCCTGCTTTCAGATACGGATCTTACGCGCGTTTCATGCGTGCGGGCTTTTATGGGGCAGCCGCATCTGCTGCTTTTGGAAGACCCGCTGGAGGGTGGCCCGCCCGAACTGTACACCTCTTTCCTGTCTTCAATTACAGAAGCGCGGGATAGAGGGGCAGGCGTAATCTGGCTGGTGCGCAGCAATGCCGTTTGGCAAAGTTACCGGCAGGGTATTACCTCCACATGGCGTCTTGCTGATGATGGCCTAGTAGCAGTACGGATGGCATAA
- a CDS encoding MlaE family ABC transporter permease — protein sequence MSGSQQTGGPNTPSDDEPDLILQTDAHKPAKRVPLHEWIRRKLAWIGRLVRRQARFFLVVLGAGWGVIFESFRSHAWRRTVRYEFVTTMNNIIGGGVSASLFAGMLTGVAAVSQVIYWLGLTGLAKMTGSILVNVVIREIAPILVGILLLGRNGMLSATELGLLTIGGQVRSMQSVGMDPFLMLVLPRTLAFTVAGFTLGILFSMSSLITGYVMSRISGVITNPIWTFLDDVAAAMSVTDYAVIPLKFIMVGFVVGLGGCLTGLTATNEDSLRTLLPRGFSRGMLIVMMVSVLFSLDL from the coding sequence ATGAGTGGGAGCCAGCAGACAGGCGGCCCCAACACGCCGTCGGATGATGAACCAGATCTGATTCTGCAAACAGATGCGCACAAGCCCGCCAAGCGCGTTCCGTTGCATGAATGGATACGCAGGAAGCTGGCATGGATCGGCCGGCTTGTGCGTAGGCAGGCCCGGTTTTTTCTGGTTGTTCTGGGGGCAGGCTGGGGCGTTATTTTTGAGAGCTTCCGCTCTCACGCATGGCGCCGCACCGTGCGGTACGAATTTGTAACCACCATGAACAACATTATCGGCGGTGGTGTTAGCGCTTCACTGTTTGCCGGTATGCTTACAGGTGTGGCGGCTGTTTCTCAGGTCATTTACTGGTTGGGTCTTACGGGCCTTGCCAAAATGACAGGCTCCATTCTGGTAAATGTGGTTATCCGTGAAATTGCGCCCATTCTGGTCGGTATTCTGCTGCTGGGGCGCAATGGCATGCTGTCTGCCACAGAGCTGGGGCTGCTGACCATTGGTGGGCAGGTGCGCTCCATGCAGTCTGTGGGGATGGACCCGTTCCTGATGCTGGTGCTGCCACGCACGCTGGCGTTTACCGTGGCCGGGTTTACGCTGGGTATTCTGTTCTCCATGTCATCGCTGATAACCGGGTATGTGATGAGCCGTATTTCCGGCGTGATCACCAACCCGATCTGGACATTTCTGGATGATGTGGCTGCGGCCATGTCTGTCACGGATTATGCCGTTATTCCGCTTAAGTTCATCATGGTTGGTTTTGTGGTGGGGCTTGGCGGCTGCCTGACGGGCCTGACCGCCACCAACGAAGATTCACTGCGCACCTTGCTGCCACGCGGTTTTTCCCGCGGGATGCTGATTGTGATGATGGTGAGCGTTCTGTTCAGTCTGGATCTGTAA
- a CDS encoding discoidin domain-containing protein, with protein sequence MQRNLMIARCGAHSLHPEWLKGGAPEWDLVLCPFQPVDMQGHTGQMVPGHKWDGLYRFLTEWDGWKQYDYICFPDDDLRATAETWNRFFATCKQYNAKLAAPALTPGSFCSHLSTLQNTNFVARASTFAEIMAPCMQRDFLHQALPTFRFSRAGTGFGLDLLWPMMLGWRDIWIMDATPVEHTRPVGQQRSSALGEISQYDFRFIAGLGVVGATWSYSGYTPQGTYLDYRDSCFAELYRQGYAYVQQHYPQYWAEVCAFQPSAPPQVSAQALDKLEQALFHLNKDTGNILSRHRPAMLSTVSQWSWSHDAAREASGGNDGLINGGYGFHTDFEDDPWWQVDLEQMCNVQEVVLYNRLDQKECCVQLNILVSHNGTDWRTVFAKRDDTHFGGADSQPLRVVLPKPVMARFVRVQALGHTVLHLDQVEVIGARGSMRAQNGFFEKLIYKTTRFLNARRSE encoded by the coding sequence ATGCAGCGGAACCTGATGATTGCACGCTGTGGTGCCCATTCCCTGCACCCGGAATGGCTGAAAGGGGGCGCGCCAGAATGGGATCTGGTTTTATGCCCCTTTCAACCGGTGGATATGCAGGGCCATACCGGCCAGATGGTGCCGGGCCATAAATGGGATGGCCTGTATCGTTTTCTAACAGAATGGGATGGCTGGAAGCAGTACGACTATATCTGCTTCCCGGATGATGATCTGCGCGCCACGGCAGAAACGTGGAACCGCTTTTTTGCAACCTGCAAACAGTATAACGCCAAATTGGCAGCGCCGGCGCTTACCCCGGGTTCTTTCTGTAGCCACCTTTCCACATTGCAGAATACAAACTTTGTGGCCCGTGCCTCTACATTTGCAGAAATCATGGCCCCTTGCATGCAGCGGGATTTTTTGCATCAGGCACTGCCAACTTTTCGCTTTTCACGCGCAGGCACAGGGTTCGGGCTTGATCTGCTGTGGCCCATGATGCTGGGTTGGCGCGATATATGGATCATGGATGCCACCCCGGTAGAACATACACGCCCGGTAGGGCAGCAGCGCTCTTCCGCATTGGGGGAAATCAGCCAGTATGATTTTCGTTTTATAGCGGGTTTGGGCGTTGTGGGGGCTACGTGGTCTTACAGTGGATATACCCCACAGGGCACGTATCTGGATTATCGTGATAGCTGTTTTGCCGAACTTTATCGGCAAGGTTATGCCTATGTGCAGCAGCACTATCCGCAATATTGGGCGGAGGTTTGTGCGTTTCAGCCCAGCGCACCCCCGCAGGTAAGTGCGCAGGCGCTTGATAAGCTGGAACAGGCCTTGTTTCATTTAAACAAGGATACCGGGAATATTCTTTCTCGCCATCGGCCAGCCATGTTGTCCACCGTATCTCAATGGTCATGGTCTCATGATGCCGCGCGTGAAGCCTCTGGTGGCAACGATGGGCTGATAAACGGCGGCTATGGTTTTCATACAGATTTTGAAGATGATCCGTGGTGGCAGGTTGATCTGGAGCAGATGTGCAACGTGCAGGAAGTTGTGCTGTACAATCGGCTGGATCAGAAAGAATGCTGTGTGCAGCTGAATATTCTTGTTTCTCATAATGGCACGGATTGGCGCACGGTTTTTGCCAAACGGGATGATACGCATTTTGGCGGGGCGGATTCCCAGCCTTTGCGTGTGGTTTTGCCCAAACCTGTTATGGCGCGTTTTGTGCGTGTGCAGGCGCTTGGGCACACGGTGCTGCATCTGGATCAGGTAGAAGTGATAGGCGCGCGCGGCAGTATGAGAGCGCAAAACGGTTTTTTTGAAAAACTTATCTATAAAACCACACGTTTTCTAAACGCGCGGCGTTCTGAATAA
- a CDS encoding Ppx/GppA family phosphatase, which produces MEADQPCRSAVVDLGSNSVRLVVFEGRSRNPLPIFNEKAVLRLGRGLTETGKLNEEGVEMAKEVLSRFHAIARAMKADPFEILATAAVRDASNGPAFVQTLRESMPGVPIRILSGKEEADHSAIGVMCGIPGASGLVADVGGGSLELIHLTPQGRHDATTLPLGMIRLADRSGRDLDKAKTLADKDIGGVEWLPKVKGSTLYLVGGAFRALARLQIARTQYPLNIVHYYTMDVQEAREMTGWLQNSSRRSLERLPGAPRKRLDDTPFAAMVLRRLMKKVQPDKIVFCVDGLREGWYMLNVAPDILAQNPMDVVAREMCARFGRSNSLPYALMQWTDFLRPEETAEEKYLRHLACYLSDIGSHDHPEYRAEQTYWRILRVQSGGFDHPSRAWLALALAVRYAADQQAPFLATSRALLSDQDWKSAVVLGLALRLAYSLSGGAGRLLEGTSLEWEEDALVLILTSARVAVKGESVRRGLERLGQALGVATRFEIELLG; this is translated from the coding sequence ATGGAGGCTGATCAACCGTGCCGTTCCGCAGTGGTGGATCTTGGCTCCAATTCCGTAAGGCTTGTGGTTTTTGAAGGGCGTTCGCGCAATCCACTTCCCATTTTCAATGAAAAAGCCGTGCTGCGTTTGGGGCGTGGGCTGACCGAAACCGGGAAGCTGAATGAAGAAGGCGTGGAAATGGCCAAGGAAGTGCTCAGCCGCTTCCATGCCATTGCCCGCGCCATGAAGGCCGATCCGTTTGAAATTCTGGCAACCGCCGCTGTGCGGGATGCCAGCAATGGCCCAGCTTTTGTGCAAACCCTGCGTGAAAGCATGCCCGGTGTGCCTATCCGCATTCTTTCCGGTAAGGAAGAAGCCGATCATTCCGCCATAGGCGTTATGTGCGGTATTCCCGGTGCATCCGGATTGGTGGCCGATGTGGGCGGTGGCTCTTTGGAGCTTATTCACCTGACGCCACAAGGGCGGCATGATGCCACAACCCTGCCACTGGGGATGATCCGGCTGGCAGACCGTTCTGGCCGAGATCTGGATAAAGCCAAAACACTGGCAGATAAGGATATTGGCGGCGTAGAATGGCTGCCCAAGGTAAAAGGCAGCACGCTTTATCTGGTGGGTGGGGCTTTTCGTGCGTTGGCGCGGCTTCAGATTGCGCGCACGCAATATCCGCTCAACATCGTGCACTATTATACAATGGATGTGCAGGAAGCGCGGGAGATGACGGGCTGGCTGCAAAACAGCTCGCGCCGCAGTCTGGAACGTCTGCCCGGTGCGCCCCGCAAACGGTTGGATGATACACCTTTTGCCGCCATGGTATTGCGGCGGCTGATGAAAAAGGTGCAGCCGGACAAGATCGTCTTTTGCGTGGATGGCCTGCGCGAGGGCTGGTACATGCTCAACGTTGCGCCGGATATTCTGGCCCAGAACCCGATGGACGTGGTGGCGCGTGAAATGTGCGCCCGTTTTGGGCGCAGCAACTCGCTTCCCTATGCCTTGATGCAGTGGACAGATTTTTTGCGGCCGGAGGAAACGGCGGAAGAAAAATATCTGCGTCATCTGGCATGTTATCTGTCTGATATCGGCAGCCACGATCACCCGGAATATCGGGCCGAGCAGACATATTGGCGTATCCTGCGAGTGCAAAGTGGTGGGTTTGATCATCCTTCCCGCGCATGGTTGGCGCTGGCGCTGGCTGTCCGTTATGCCGCAGATCAGCAGGCCCCTTTTCTGGCAACATCTCGTGCATTATTGAGTGATCAGGACTGGAAAAGTGCTGTGGTGCTGGGGTTGGCCCTGCGTCTGGCGTATTCTCTTTCCGGCGGTGCCGGGCGGTTGCTGGAAGGCACATCCCTTGAATGGGAAGAAGATGCGCTGGTGCTTATTCTGACATCTGCCCGCGTGGCGGTAAAAGGGGAAAGCGTGCGCCGCGGGTTGGAACGTCTGGGCCAGGCCTTGGGTGTTGCAACACGTTTCGAGATTGAACTGCTTGGTTGA
- a CDS encoding adenylate/guanylate cyclase domain-containing protein yields MASEEIIDPTVQHDASVRRVLLHLVLPFVVTVMAVLAIALVGVNSYRTTKEGVSTLTHQLMGAVQQYIVQQVTDYILPAATGNLIASGMIEHAPAQVEDKVFYSYGSTMLRKIPQLQSFYLADDEGHFMLIARAAQKGVQEHVRLIEKNGHTYFHHAFWDDSGQKISETEEDAKGYDPRTRDWYKNTAGTDKVTWTKPHLFPTTSQFVMTSSLRFKTDAGHTMVFATNISLNELSSYLDQIKVGKTGSAMIVDSRGLFIAGKNLTQQAKAAGWDPDKMVLDRKAYPVFALGYDHYRVRGVGPRHVTWDGTDYITIAAALPRYSDSWILLMAAPESDFGSFARQSSHQSLQFLAIITVFSLVLAGLLVRQVRRTESSTRLLVKQKEQIQRESSAVQQVAVAPRLFDPTVEPLSLTEQLTLVTGARRATLWRFLHDGAAMVCEDAYDQTQNTHSGGFEMARTELGPFFSAIEEGNAFSVENAAVDPRTTRFERLTMRELGTKALAVCPVHGPHGVEGAIMLEDPHLQPHLLYFLDLMAGVAALRFAAQAQLLNTQTGKIVDAGQQVATLDVPAPKSDNMLMKAPEAAAVTSASIYPSVAVLVITFSDPVVEGEKETEALIALINQLAADVQSVAQEEKLFAVEVAGHRMICMAGCLPTPDVTAIVRVADAALKMREIFMASLAAADLEPVFTMGIDYGPAFGGAVGNEPKVFNLWGQTVSLAELMAQGAADPGTIQVTERVYGVLRDRYLFRSRGSFFAPHLGLGRAYTLAARR; encoded by the coding sequence GTGGCTTCTGAAGAGATCATAGATCCCACAGTCCAACACGATGCTTCTGTCCGAAGAGTTCTGCTGCATCTTGTTCTACCCTTTGTTGTTACGGTTATGGCCGTGCTGGCCATTGCGCTGGTAGGTGTCAATTCATACCGTACCACCAAGGAGGGTGTTTCTACCCTTACGCACCAGCTTATGGGTGCTGTGCAGCAATATATTGTGCAGCAGGTTACAGATTACATTCTGCCAGCCGCTACCGGTAACCTGATTGCCTCTGGCATGATCGAACATGCCCCTGCGCAGGTGGAAGACAAGGTTTTCTATTCCTACGGCAGCACCATGCTGCGCAAGATCCCGCAGCTTCAGTCCTTTTATCTGGCGGATGATGAAGGGCATTTCATGCTCATCGCCCGTGCAGCGCAAAAGGGCGTGCAGGAACATGTGCGTCTGATTGAAAAAAACGGCCACACATATTTCCATCATGCGTTCTGGGATGATAGCGGGCAGAAAATTTCCGAAACGGAAGAAGATGCCAAGGGGTATGACCCACGCACGCGTGATTGGTACAAGAATACAGCCGGAACAGATAAGGTAACATGGACCAAGCCGCATCTGTTCCCCACCACCAGCCAGTTTGTCATGACCAGTTCCTTACGGTTCAAGACAGATGCTGGCCATACAATGGTGTTTGCGACCAATATTTCGCTCAACGAACTCAGCTCGTATCTGGATCAGATCAAGGTTGGTAAGACCGGCTCCGCTATGATTGTGGATAGCCGGGGCCTGTTTATTGCCGGCAAAAATCTTACGCAGCAGGCCAAGGCCGCCGGGTGGGACCCGGATAAAATGGTGCTGGACCGCAAAGCCTACCCGGTGTTTGCATTGGGGTATGATCACTACCGTGTGCGTGGTGTTGGGCCGCGGCATGTTACGTGGGATGGCACAGATTACATCACCATTGCCGCAGCTTTGCCGCGCTATTCTGATAGCTGGATTTTGCTGATGGCCGCTCCCGAAAGTGATTTCGGGTCCTTTGCACGCCAAAGCAGCCACCAGAGCTTGCAGTTTTTGGCCATTATCACGGTTTTCTCGCTTGTGCTTGCAGGGTTGCTGGTGCGGCAGGTGCGGCGCACAGAGTCCAGCACGCGCCTGTTGGTGAAGCAGAAAGAGCAGATTCAGCGCGAAAGTTCTGCTGTGCAGCAGGTGGCCGTTGCCCCGCGTCTGTTTGACCCCACTGTGGAACCCCTGAGCCTGACAGAGCAGCTAACGCTTGTAACAGGTGCCCGGCGTGCCACGCTTTGGCGCTTTTTGCACGATGGTGCGGCAATGGTGTGTGAAGATGCGTATGACCAAACGCAAAACACACATTCCGGCGGGTTTGAAATGGCCCGTACAGAACTGGGACCATTCTTTTCCGCCATTGAAGAAGGCAATGCGTTCTCGGTTGAAAATGCAGCCGTAGATCCGCGCACCACGCGGTTTGAACGTTTGACCATGCGTGAGTTGGGCACAAAGGCATTGGCCGTTTGCCCCGTACATGGCCCGCATGGGGTGGAAGGTGCGATCATGCTGGAAGATCCGCATCTGCAGCCGCATCTGCTGTACTTCCTTGATCTGATGGCCGGCGTGGCCGCCCTGCGTTTTGCGGCACAGGCACAATTGCTGAATACGCAAACTGGCAAGATTGTAGATGCCGGGCAGCAGGTGGCTACGCTGGATGTGCCCGCGCCCAAATCTGATAATATGCTGATGAAGGCGCCAGAAGCCGCTGCCGTTACATCTGCCAGCATTTATCCATCTGTTGCTGTGTTGGTCATCACGTTCTCTGATCCCGTGGTGGAAGGGGAAAAAGAAACTGAGGCCCTGATTGCACTTATCAATCAGCTGGCGGCAGATGTGCAGTCCGTCGCGCAGGAAGAAAAACTGTTTGCCGTGGAAGTGGCCGGCCACCGTATGATCTGCATGGCAGGCTGTCTGCCCACGCCAGATGTTACGGCCATTGTGCGCGTTGCAGATGCTGCACTTAAAATGCGTGAAATCTTTATGGCATCACTGGCCGCAGCAGATCTGGAGCCGGTGTTTACCATGGGTATTGATTACGGCCCGGCATTTGGTGGTGCGGTAGGGAACGAACCCAAGGTGTTTAACCTGTGGGGGCAAACGGTCTCTCTGGCCGAGCTGATGGCACAGGGCGCGGCAGACCCCGGCACCATTCAGGTAACAGAGCGTGTTTATGGCGTGCTGCGTGACAGATACCTGTTCCGTAGCCGTGGGTCCTTCTTTGCGCCGCATCTGGGGCTGGGGCGTGCCTATACATTGGCGGCAAGGCGATGA